In Oncorhynchus clarkii lewisi isolate Uvic-CL-2024 unplaced genomic scaffold, UVic_Ocla_1.0 unplaced_contig_3513_pilon_pilon, whole genome shotgun sequence, the following proteins share a genomic window:
- the LOC139399018 gene encoding keratin-associated protein 16-1-like, giving the protein MTCQHQPTLSEPSCQMTCQHQPTLSEPSCQMTCQHQPTLSGPSCQMTCQNQPTLSEPSCQMTCQHQPTLSEPSCQMICQHQPTLSEPSCQMTCQHQPTLSEPSCQMICQHQPTLSEPSCQMTCQHQPTLSEPSCQMTCQHQPTLSGPSCQMTCQNQPTLSEPSCQMTCQHQPTLSEPSCQMICQHQPTLSEPSCQMTCQHQPTLSEPSCQMICQHQPTLSEPSCQMICQHQPTLSGLNTNPSCLNPTPAHPV; this is encoded by the coding sequence ATGACCTGTCAACACCAGCCCACCCTGTCTGAACCCAGCTGTCAGATGACCTGTCAACACCAGCCCACCCTGTCTGAACCCAGCTGTCAGATGACCTGTCAACACCAGCCCACCCTGTCTGGACCCAGCTGTCAGATGACCTGTCAAAACCAGCCCACCCTGTCTGAACCCAGCTGTCAGATGACCTGTCAACACCAGCCCACCCTGTCTGAACCCAGCTGTCAGATGATCTGTCAACACCAGCCCACCCTGTCTGAACCCAGCTGTCAGATGACCTGTCAACACCAGCCCACCCTGTCTGAACCCAGCTGTCAGATGATCTGTCAACACCAGCCCACCCTGTCTGAACCCAGCTGTCAGATGACCTGTCAACACCAGCCCACCCTGTCTGAACCCAGCTGTCAGATGACCTGTCAACACCAGCCCACCCTGTCTGGACCCAGCTGTCAGATGACCTGTCAAAACCAGCCCACCCTGTCTGAACCCAGCTGTCAGATGACCTGTCAACACCAGCCCACCCTGTCTGAACCCAGCTGTCAGATGATCTGTCAACACCAGCCCACCCTGTCTGAACCCAGCTGTCAGATGACCTGTCAACACCAGCCCACCCTGTCTGAACCCAGCTGTCAGATGATCTGTCAACACCAGCCCACCCTGTCTGAACCCAGCTGTCAGATGATCTGTCAACACCAGCCCACCCTGTCTGGACTCAACACCAACCCATCCTGTCTGAACCCAACACCAGCCCACCCTGTCTGA